A genome region from Stenotrophomonas maltophilia includes the following:
- a CDS encoding RNA-directed DNA polymerase, translating to MKLHTEFLLFRSAGFKYTLRTDISRFFPTIYTHSIPWALHSKQFSKQNRGRQILGNLLDETSRNLQDGQTIGLPIGPDTSHIIAELIATAIDEQLSTALGGRIAGLRYVDDYYLFFSSRKEAENALAALIKQLQAYELQINFEKTRICETIDLTEDLWTHELRAFEVSETKRKQGRDIHHFLELAKRIAAANTDESVMLYSVKKSASSIIRKEHWRTFVAHLCHVAIAYPNTLQQIERILSTYERIGYPIDRPSVGRLANSIIEEHAPLNHHSEVAWCLWMCKSLDLELSIDNVHRVSTMNSSVCSLILLDLEQSQKLPVAIDHSIWDEIRGEEHLRGESWLLCYEAGIRNWGGFQRAVVESAPYFNDLAKREIHFYSTDMRSRPIFSFDENAARKAKGENAEDWLSLLERDNADEYVEFDDDPNDYGSVFLDDLDGADEMEDEIEDEDEDEDEDEDEDEMYGYSDY from the coding sequence ATGAAACTCCACACAGAGTTTCTTCTTTTCCGCTCAGCGGGTTTCAAGTATACCCTCCGGACAGACATATCCAGATTCTTTCCAACGATTTACACCCATTCGATACCATGGGCACTCCATTCCAAACAATTCTCCAAACAAAACAGAGGCCGACAAATTCTTGGAAACCTCCTCGATGAGACCAGTCGCAACCTTCAGGATGGCCAAACAATCGGGCTCCCGATTGGACCAGACACATCACATATCATCGCCGAATTGATCGCTACCGCCATTGACGAGCAACTATCCACTGCACTGGGCGGACGCATAGCTGGACTGAGGTATGTTGATGACTACTACCTATTCTTTAGCAGTCGAAAAGAAGCAGAGAACGCGTTAGCAGCGCTAATAAAGCAACTCCAAGCTTACGAACTACAGATAAATTTCGAGAAGACAAGAATCTGTGAAACCATAGATCTTACCGAGGACCTATGGACACATGAACTGCGAGCTTTTGAAGTATCAGAGACCAAGAGAAAACAGGGGCGCGACATTCACCACTTCCTTGAGCTCGCCAAAAGAATAGCCGCCGCGAATACTGACGAGAGCGTAATGCTCTATTCAGTTAAAAAATCCGCATCCAGCATTATCCGAAAGGAACATTGGAGGACATTTGTTGCCCATCTATGCCATGTAGCAATTGCATACCCGAATACGCTACAGCAAATTGAGAGAATTCTCTCAACATACGAACGCATTGGCTACCCCATTGACCGCCCATCAGTTGGACGATTAGCAAATTCAATCATCGAAGAACATGCACCACTGAACCACCACAGCGAAGTTGCCTGGTGTTTATGGATGTGCAAATCACTTGATTTAGAGCTCAGCATCGATAACGTCCATCGCGTTTCGACAATGAATAGTTCCGTATGCAGCTTAATTCTACTGGACCTTGAGCAGAGCCAAAAGCTACCTGTGGCAATCGACCACTCCATCTGGGACGAAATTAGAGGAGAAGAGCACCTGCGTGGTGAATCTTGGCTCCTTTGCTATGAAGCGGGCATTCGCAACTGGGGAGGATTTCAAAGAGCAGTTGTAGAGTCGGCCCCCTATTTCAATGACCTAGCAAAACGCGAGATCCACTTCTACTCGACTGACATGCGCAGCAGACCAATCTTCTCCTTCGACGAGAACGCAGCGAGGAAAGCGAAAGGAGAAAATGCGGAAGACTGGCTATCCCTTTTGGAGAGGGATAATGCAGATGAATATGTCGAATTCGACGATGATCCCAATGACTACGGATCAGTATTTCTAGACGATCTAGATGGCGCCGATGAAATGGAAGATGAGATAGAAGACGAGGACGAGGACGAGGACGAGGACGAGGACGAGGACGAAATGTATGGCTACAGCGATTATTAG
- a CDS encoding integrase family protein encodes MKQSKRLNPSVVESAKPEAAPYRLWDTVVPQLHVRVQPSGVKSWNVQWSRTSTRALGKWPAVTVEAARTRARAVLAETDQHGAPLAVIAPKSELTVADACRDYVTALEKDGRKTASDDAKRRFERCLYGDKLGKVRLKDLHQDHIEAWRDRVEKGDLPPLPVKRGRPPVAKPLARSSINRIRTTLVAALNHAVARRKVSPDLAFEWNAVKPLKDAGQRRGLYLEREQRRALLEAAEGPVRDLIECVALTGCRPGDPSLCLRSDYDGRTASVRFRSKDHDRKIPLSPGATALFDRLAKGKLPKAHLFTPDGKKVWTPSEWSELVRDASARAGLPAGVTLYTLRHCWITDAIVGGMDLLTVAKLAGTSLAMIEKHYGHLVQGAARDKLAQVQFL; translated from the coding sequence ATGAAGCAATCCAAGCGCCTCAATCCCAGCGTCGTTGAATCGGCCAAGCCCGAGGCTGCGCCCTACCGCCTGTGGGACACCGTGGTTCCGCAGCTGCACGTCCGGGTGCAGCCATCTGGGGTGAAGAGCTGGAACGTCCAATGGAGCCGGACCAGCACCCGCGCGCTGGGAAAGTGGCCTGCCGTTACTGTGGAGGCCGCCCGCACCCGCGCGCGCGCTGTGCTCGCCGAGACAGACCAGCACGGCGCACCGCTGGCGGTCATCGCTCCCAAGAGCGAACTCACCGTGGCCGATGCCTGCCGCGACTACGTGACCGCGCTGGAGAAGGATGGGCGCAAGACCGCATCGGATGACGCCAAGCGCCGGTTTGAACGCTGCCTCTACGGCGACAAGCTGGGAAAGGTGCGCCTCAAGGATCTCCACCAGGATCACATCGAAGCCTGGCGCGATCGCGTGGAGAAGGGCGACCTCCCGCCGCTGCCAGTGAAGCGCGGCCGGCCACCGGTGGCGAAGCCCCTGGCACGCTCCAGCATCAACCGCATCCGCACGACGCTGGTGGCCGCCCTGAACCACGCCGTGGCCCGCCGCAAGGTATCTCCTGATCTCGCGTTTGAGTGGAACGCGGTGAAGCCACTCAAGGACGCCGGACAGCGCCGGGGGCTGTACCTGGAGCGGGAGCAGCGGCGCGCGCTGCTGGAGGCCGCTGAGGGGCCGGTACGCGACCTGATCGAGTGTGTGGCTCTGACGGGCTGCAGGCCGGGCGACCCGTCGCTGTGCCTGCGCTCGGACTACGATGGCCGCACCGCCAGCGTGAGGTTCCGCAGCAAGGACCACGACCGCAAGATACCGCTTTCGCCCGGTGCCACCGCGCTGTTCGACCGGCTGGCCAAGGGGAAGCTGCCCAAGGCGCACTTGTTCACCCCGGACGGAAAGAAGGTGTGGACGCCCAGCGAGTGGAGCGAGCTTGTTCGGGATGCCTCAGCGCGCGCTGGACTGCCTGCCGGCGTGACGCTCTACACGCTGCGCCATTGCTGGATCACCGACGCCATCGTGGGCGGCATGGACCTGCTGACCGTGGCAAAGCTGGCCGGCACGTCGCTGGCGATGATCGAGAAGCACTACGGCCACCTGGTGCAGGGCGCAGCACGCGACAAGCTGGCACAGGTGCAGTTCCTGTAG